Within the Terriglobales bacterium genome, the region TTTCTTCAGGGGATTGGAAAGGCCAGGAATGCGGAATGGCATGCGCTCATTGTAACAGTCGGCTACTTGAACTTCGACGTGTAATACCCCGCGCGATAGCGCGCCTTCAGCTCTCCGGTGGCCGGGCCTTTCAGGTCCACCCGGATGCGGCGGAAATCCGATTCCGCGAGGCGGTGCGCCGGGTAATACGCCAGCAGGTACTGCGTCCGCAGCTCGTCGCTGATCTGCTCGAAGGCGCGCTCCAGCCGCGGCAGCGTGTCCGCGTAATAGTATTTGCCGCCGGTGTCATTGGAGAGCTGGATCAGCGCGTGCTCGCCCCCCAGGTCGCGTCCGGCGCTGGCCTCGATCGGCACCACGATGATCGAGTAAACGATCGCTTCCGACTGCTGCGCCGCCCGCAGCGCCTCCTGGTATGACGTGCTGCTCATGGTGTCGCCGCCATCCGTGATGATCACCATCACCTTGCGTCCCTGCCGCTTGTACAGCGCCTCGGCCCCCAGGTAGATGGCGTCGTACATCGCCGTGGCCGAGCGCACATGCACCCGCTCGATGCCGGCATCGATGCGCCTCAGGTCAGCGGTAAACGGCACCAGTTCCTCCACCACTTCGCTGAACTGGTAAAGGGCCAGGCTGTCCTGCGGGCGCAGAATTTCGTGTGCGAACTGCTTCGCCGACACTAGCTCCAGCTTCAGGTCTTTCTTCGTGCTCAGACTGGCATCCACCGCCATGACGATGGAAAGCGGCAGTTGCGATTCGCGGCTGAAAACCGCAAGCTTCTGCGGCACGCCGTCTTCGTAGATCGCGAAATTGTCCTGGGTCAAGGTGCGCGCCGGTGCCCCGCCGGCGTCGGTGACGGTGGCAAAGACGTTGACCAGCTTCACGTCAACGCTGATCGACGGTGTGTCGCCCGGGCTTTGCCGCGAAGGCAGGGTCTGCGCGGGCGCTGCCGCGGACAGCAACCCGACAACTTG harbors:
- a CDS encoding VWA domain-containing protein, whose product is MTVFRRLSAVFLVQVVGLLSAAAPAQTLPSRQSPGDTPSISVDVKLVNVFATVTDAGGAPARTLTQDNFAIYEDGVPQKLAVFSRESQLPLSIVMAVDASLSTKKDLKLELVSAKQFAHEILRPQDSLALYQFSEVVEELVPFTADLRRIDAGIERVHVRSATAMYDAIYLGAEALYKRQGRKVMVIITDGGDTMSSTSYQEALRAAQQSEAIVYSIIVVPIEASAGRDLGGEHALIQLSNDTGGKYYYADTLPRLERAFEQISDELRTQYLLAYYPAHRLAESDFRRIRVDLKGPATGELKARYRAGYYTSKFK